A single region of the Halopiger xanaduensis SH-6 genome encodes:
- a CDS encoding S8 family serine peptidase, translating to MTSRRARVGRSGIVPIVVCLLLLSAGPIAAGVSAMTADHTDGPPTDDGIRIDDDLPANGTSVEVIVRLEDAPVIDTAVAADGNDVDTDRLEEHAEATQDPILEYAADTRGITVAEEFWVTNAVLLEVNLERVDLETFERFEAVEAVHENFEVPVPDRPAEPTAVNGTPAASSAGGTARAASDVAVTPAIAAIGVPSVWDEYETRGEGVRVAVLDTGIEPSHPDLELYTDDPSDPTYPGGWAEFDDAGQRVTDSRPHDTGVHGTHVSGTVAGSAATGTAIGVAPEAELLHGLVMNETNGTFAQILAGMEWALAEDADVINMSLGTTGTYPQFIEPIRNANLSGAIVVGAIGNEGPETSGSPGNVYETLSVGAVAADGTVAAFSGGERLNRTDWEATPSDWPDAYTVPDVVAPGVDIASTMPDGGYARMPGTSMAAPHVAGTAGLLRSIEPEATPADLSSVLTETTQRPAGDQKSAVETRYGTGIIDADAAADELVERTSEVESSMESAGGSNGSQSDESTADGGSTAGDGDAAGIGWPGQLATVGLAVVLGLCVVTALSGSGRERLER from the coding sequence ATGACTTCGCGTCGCGCGAGAGTGGGACGGTCGGGGATCGTTCCGATCGTCGTCTGTCTGCTGCTCCTCTCTGCGGGGCCGATCGCAGCGGGTGTATCAGCGATGACAGCGGACCACACCGACGGTCCGCCGACGGACGACGGAATTCGGATCGACGACGACCTCCCGGCGAACGGAACCAGCGTCGAGGTGATCGTCAGACTCGAGGACGCGCCGGTAATTGACACGGCCGTTGCTGCTGACGGGAACGACGTCGATACCGATCGCCTCGAGGAACACGCCGAAGCAACGCAGGATCCGATCCTCGAGTACGCGGCCGACACTCGAGGGATCACCGTCGCAGAGGAGTTCTGGGTGACCAACGCCGTATTACTGGAAGTAAACCTCGAGCGCGTCGACCTCGAGACGTTCGAGCGGTTCGAGGCCGTCGAAGCGGTCCACGAGAACTTCGAGGTCCCCGTTCCGGACCGGCCTGCGGAGCCGACCGCGGTGAACGGAACGCCGGCGGCGAGTTCCGCGGGCGGTACCGCTCGAGCCGCGAGCGACGTTGCGGTGACACCTGCGATCGCCGCGATCGGTGTCCCGTCGGTCTGGGACGAGTACGAGACGCGCGGCGAGGGCGTTCGCGTCGCCGTGCTCGATACCGGTATCGAGCCGTCTCACCCCGACCTCGAGTTGTACACCGACGATCCGTCGGATCCGACCTATCCCGGCGGGTGGGCGGAGTTCGACGACGCCGGCCAGCGGGTGACAGACTCGAGACCCCACGATACCGGCGTGCACGGCACGCACGTCAGCGGGACGGTCGCCGGCAGCGCCGCGACCGGGACGGCGATCGGCGTCGCGCCCGAGGCCGAGCTCCTGCACGGGCTCGTTATGAACGAGACGAACGGAACGTTCGCCCAGATCCTCGCCGGCATGGAGTGGGCGCTCGCTGAGGATGCGGACGTCATCAACATGAGCCTCGGCACGACGGGGACGTACCCGCAGTTTATCGAGCCGATACGCAACGCGAACCTGAGCGGGGCGATCGTCGTCGGAGCGATCGGGAACGAGGGACCGGAAACATCGGGCTCGCCGGGGAACGTCTACGAGACGCTTTCCGTCGGTGCCGTGGCAGCCGACGGGACGGTCGCAGCCTTCTCCGGCGGCGAGCGACTCAACCGGACCGACTGGGAGGCGACCCCGTCCGACTGGCCGGATGCGTATACCGTTCCCGACGTCGTCGCCCCCGGGGTCGACATCGCGAGCACCATGCCCGACGGCGGCTACGCGCGCATGCCCGGGACGTCGATGGCGGCGCCCCACGTCGCCGGCACCGCTGGCCTCCTGCGCTCGATCGAACCCGAGGCGACGCCGGCGGACCTCTCGAGCGTGCTCACCGAGACGACGCAGCGTCCCGCTGGCGACCAGAAGTCGGCTGTAGAAACGCGGTACGGCACCGGAATCATCGACGCCGACGCTGCCGCCGACGAACTCGTCGAACGCACTAGCGAAGTCGAGTCGTCGATGGAGTCCGCCGGTGGTTCGAACGGAAGTCAGTCCGACGAGAGTACCGCTGACGGCGGTAGCACGGCCGGCGATGGCGATGCAGCCGGCATCGGCTGGCCGGGACAGCTTGCCACGGTCGGACTGGCGGTCGTTCTCGGCCTCTGTGTCGTCACGGCGCTGTCCGGCTCCGGCCGCGAGCGACTCGAGCGGTAG
- a CDS encoding cytochrome C oxidase subunit IV family protein has translation MANIRTYTLIYVALVALATGKFVFFHFDFFTYGMAMAGTMGLIVAKSLLIAGYYQHLVEEPRAITYMMGTAVFMVFLLTIAAGYSIQ, from the coding sequence ATGGCTAACATCCGAACGTACACCCTCATCTACGTCGCGCTGGTGGCACTGGCGACAGGGAAGTTCGTGTTCTTCCACTTCGACTTCTTCACGTACGGGATGGCGATGGCCGGAACGATGGGCCTCATCGTCGCCAAGTCGCTCCTGATCGCCGGCTACTACCAGCACCTCGTCGAGGAACCGCGCGCAATCACGTACATGATGGGCACCGCCGTGTTCATGGTCTTCCTGCTGACCATCGCGGCCGGGTACTCCATCCAGTAA
- a CDS encoding ATP-binding protein, translating to MGLRIDYVSGNMTSTMKRGDLTPDYRKLNPWWETGDVTVADRYEPKRRSDYNYKLRRVRNNRFVNIAGAAGSGKTTTLHQIADDLISEDDIPPRNVMYLPVGDPRFQIGNEVIQDAVDEFATYYWQRDAEPGTGYVFIDDAHALGSWSDQVRDCLDEYDDLTIAVTLPTVARASTDAIEELELKTDSDLLLPPKFYDFVSENHDIEVAKDTVRNVRDTLEHAADTGDASALQSGLDDLLGAVDATSTLKRGVLKYFQGEGRNLDASAANHNLELTVYRDVPRYQQFDDRSDLHALCAVAAMYPGHTLGLKNLSELLDCDRRTLQRYIDILEDFFILTPSYQYKHERKRSVRLYLRDPVLLGALLDLDFDGLLPTQVEDNLISTVIFDHLKRLGFRYQDTNSPVGFWESGDVDVDFVLETGEGTPIPIVTPTTNDPRTPTERVDSFRDEYDCTYGVHVARDVETSVEDGLITLPLWLFLFFI from the coding sequence ATGGGGCTCCGAATAGACTATGTCTCTGGAAATATGACCTCCACTATGAAGAGGGGCGACCTGACACCAGATTATCGAAAGCTGAACCCGTGGTGGGAAACCGGCGACGTGACAGTAGCCGACCGCTATGAGCCAAAGCGGCGCTCCGATTACAACTACAAGTTACGACGGGTTCGAAATAACCGGTTTGTGAACATTGCCGGGGCGGCTGGTAGCGGTAAGACGACTACATTACATCAAATTGCTGACGACCTGATCTCAGAAGACGATATTCCGCCCCGGAACGTCATGTATCTCCCAGTCGGCGATCCAAGGTTCCAGATTGGCAACGAGGTCATTCAGGATGCCGTCGACGAATTTGCTACCTACTACTGGCAGCGGGATGCCGAACCGGGGACGGGTTACGTTTTTATTGATGACGCGCACGCGCTGGGCTCGTGGAGTGACCAAGTTCGAGATTGTCTCGACGAATACGATGACTTGACTATCGCCGTCACGCTCCCAACGGTTGCACGGGCATCGACTGATGCGATCGAAGAGTTGGAGCTTAAGACCGACAGCGACCTTCTGCTCCCTCCGAAGTTCTACGACTTCGTCAGCGAGAATCACGACATCGAAGTCGCTAAAGATACCGTTAGGAACGTACGTGACACGCTAGAACACGCAGCTGATACTGGCGATGCGAGCGCACTACAGTCGGGATTAGATGATCTGTTAGGAGCGGTCGATGCCACGAGCACACTGAAGCGGGGCGTGCTGAAGTACTTCCAAGGAGAGGGGCGAAACTTAGACGCGTCGGCAGCAAATCATAACCTCGAGCTGACTGTCTACAGAGACGTCCCACGGTACCAACAGTTCGACGACCGCAGCGACCTACATGCGCTCTGTGCGGTCGCAGCGATGTATCCCGGCCATACTCTCGGGTTGAAGAACTTGAGCGAACTGTTGGACTGCGACCGTCGTACACTCCAGCGGTATATCGATATTCTGGAGGACTTCTTCATTCTCACCCCCTCGTACCAGTACAAGCACGAGCGAAAGCGAAGTGTCCGCCTATACCTTCGAGACCCCGTTTTACTCGGTGCGTTACTTGATCTCGACTTTGACGGGTTGCTCCCTACACAGGTCGAGGACAATCTGATTTCTACCGTGATATTCGACCACTTGAAGCGCCTCGGATTCCGGTATCAAGACACCAATTCACCGGTCGGCTTCTGGGAAAGCGGCGACGTGGATGTAGACTTCGTGCTGGAAACCGGAGAGGGGACACCGATCCCTATCGTTACGCCAACCACAAACGACCCACGGACGCCGACAGAGCGCGTTGATTCTTTCCGTGATGAGTACGATTGCACGTATGGCGTCCACGTAGCTCGTGACGTGGAGACATCTGTCGAAGATGGACTGATCACACTCCCGCTCTGGCTCTTCTTGTTCTTCATCTAA
- a CDS encoding metallophosphoesterase family protein: MSTRILHVSDTHIGYEQYRNPSRREDFFDAFEQALEIARGEHPDHDNEPVDAVLHTGDLFDDQLTSFDDVYACHAALRELREAGIPFYVIVGNHEIRRNTDFVDEFALTSDAIRLSRAPTSINDEVALYGIDSVKKSDWEGADLTLEPSDDGQFRLVAMHQLFSPPIDEIGHDDSNILDLEPVLDRFGTDVDAIALGDCHERMGDTCRGVPVWYPGSTERTTRDTPQPSVDLLTIRPDESPALDRERMLLDTRDFKEIDIEFGESDRFGLVERKVEEKAPVKDTVVFVSISGAENGVTKQDVLDHLYSRDVTHADVSDERVVEAITGDLDEIDGESEIDVDAELQSAVDELEISDEARELEDILRNADPDLANTRRRGNAKERFQELAAERFDTTTEDEA, translated from the coding sequence GTGTCTACGCGTATCCTCCACGTCAGTGACACGCATATCGGCTATGAGCAGTACCGCAACCCTTCGCGGCGTGAAGATTTCTTCGACGCGTTCGAGCAAGCACTCGAGATTGCACGGGGAGAGCACCCCGACCACGACAACGAGCCAGTCGACGCCGTACTCCACACGGGTGACCTGTTCGACGACCAGCTAACCAGCTTCGACGACGTCTACGCCTGTCACGCCGCGCTGCGGGAGCTGCGCGAGGCCGGAATTCCGTTCTACGTCATCGTGGGCAACCACGAGATTCGGCGGAATACGGACTTCGTTGACGAGTTCGCCCTCACGAGTGACGCGATTCGACTCTCGCGGGCGCCGACGTCGATCAACGACGAGGTGGCTCTCTATGGTATCGACTCGGTGAAGAAGTCCGACTGGGAGGGCGCCGACCTCACGCTGGAACCATCCGACGACGGCCAGTTCCGGCTGGTCGCCATGCACCAGCTGTTCTCGCCGCCGATCGACGAGATTGGCCACGATGACTCAAATATCCTCGACCTCGAACCCGTCCTCGACCGCTTTGGCACAGACGTCGACGCGATCGCGCTCGGGGACTGCCACGAGCGGATGGGCGACACCTGTCGGGGCGTTCCGGTCTGGTACCCCGGTTCCACGGAGCGGACGACGCGCGACACTCCCCAACCATCGGTCGATCTGCTGACCATCCGTCCCGACGAGAGTCCCGCACTCGACCGCGAGCGGATGTTACTCGACACGCGAGACTTCAAGGAGATTGACATTGAGTTCGGCGAGTCCGACAGGTTCGGTCTCGTGGAGCGGAAGGTCGAGGAGAAGGCCCCTGTGAAGGACACCGTCGTCTTCGTCTCCATTTCGGGCGCAGAGAACGGCGTGACCAAGCAGGATGTGCTCGACCACCTGTACTCACGCGACGTCACCCACGCGGACGTGAGCGACGAGCGCGTCGTGGAGGCTATCACCGGCGATCTCGACGAGATTGACGGTGAGAGCGAGATCGATGTCGACGCGGAACTCCAGAGCGCGGTCGACGAGTTGGAGATCTCTGACGAGGCCCGCGAACTCGAGGATATACTTCGGAACGCCGACCCTGACCTCGCCAACACGCGCCGTCGCGGCAACGCGAAGGAGCGCTTCCAAGAATTGGCCGCCGAGCGGTTCGACACCACCACGGAGGACGAAGCATGA
- a CDS encoding AAA family ATPase, translating to MKFERLSLSDFQSYDNLDVTFDDGLTLLHGPNGAGKSTITRALYTTLYPLNGKYKIGAHDLADLIQDGKDSATSTLVFSVGDERYRITVDISRKGDGRASANAEMTNLESEETYSTKSSEIEEKVSQLFGMDAEAFANSTYAQQTELTRLIEATPGEREDILDNLLGLTAPDAYEEDINEMQKTVESWQQDKRSKLQTVQEDIEELEADDPKATVQSKAEEIDDLEARIGDLSDGLEDGRERLRAIESDIEEYRERESDLSDLTDERDEAKDTIDDLQSEIDELEAEIQECDEAIAKQRERIESRDDEVVDFDLTNEDEAKEAVEEFETKYDEASSEVEQRRAEVDSAEDTVERLEDELQSQREELEDAQNRLHAREADVEAAEETLGEAKDSLEQRREILEEQLQDYLETPLDDVDDHEAAVRDRMDDIREEKSDREAEYESKRDRRARLGDEIDTIESELSEVRERRDDIRESLETAVDDPEVAFEAAVDRANEAASALGFDVSAEDIDTAFTGDLPDELDAALNDHRDAAEELADARETVGEATAHIEDLQSLAAGKWPLDGGDVGATHDYDTQIQRLESEREEAETAADAAIDTLDAADERLNHVQEVADALFEAASFKALADVAIEIDDLEAEIEQKQQTRSELQDEMESLEEEISRLEEAIAEGETALDTIEDVEDAETAVDEAERELEDARDELADIKEEIGELEAEIEDIESDLDDAREDVKDAEADLQEAEEQLDEVESARSAAREARDAHAEIATLESDQKGYRSRLDDKEEQVASKREELQQIEDEIEEVESDLEDTSPDDLKEQQNETETLIEQVESQLEDAQERRDEARDAKSKAEERLNRLRDKRERKASLEEQVNWAQTLLNDFETITKTYSEVQTRMRERVLDRLKRHTNDIFRDLYQNSTYEAVDIDENYDLRLVSGSETARDPNKASGGEGVLVTIALRAGVYRVLADQAGGRDDSLPPFILDEPTNHLDPTHIDRLEDAVESIRDWDVPQVFVVDRYEGLVEGADHRIRVERDDGAGASKVVLGDGTGDADDDESEGGD from the coding sequence ATGAAGTTCGAGCGACTCTCCCTGAGCGACTTCCAGTCCTACGACAATCTGGACGTGACATTCGATGACGGGTTGACGCTGCTTCACGGCCCAAACGGCGCGGGCAAGTCGACCATCACGCGTGCGCTGTACACCACGCTCTACCCCCTAAACGGGAAGTACAAGATCGGCGCACACGACCTCGCCGACCTGATTCAGGACGGCAAGGACAGCGCCACCTCGACGCTGGTCTTCAGCGTGGGCGACGAGCGATACCGCATCACGGTCGACATCTCGCGAAAGGGAGACGGCAGGGCATCGGCGAACGCGGAGATGACCAACCTCGAGAGTGAAGAGACGTACTCCACGAAATCCTCGGAGATCGAGGAGAAAGTCTCCCAGCTGTTCGGGATGGATGCCGAGGCCTTCGCCAACAGCACTTACGCGCAGCAGACGGAGCTCACCCGCCTGATCGAGGCCACGCCGGGCGAACGTGAGGACATTCTCGACAACCTGCTCGGTCTGACAGCTCCCGACGCGTACGAGGAGGACATCAACGAGATGCAGAAGACCGTTGAGTCGTGGCAGCAGGACAAGCGGTCGAAGCTCCAGACCGTCCAAGAGGACATCGAGGAACTCGAGGCCGACGACCCCAAGGCGACCGTCCAGTCGAAGGCCGAGGAGATCGACGACCTCGAGGCACGCATCGGTGACCTCTCCGATGGGCTCGAAGATGGACGCGAGCGGCTGCGTGCCATCGAGAGCGACATCGAGGAGTACCGGGAACGGGAGTCAGACCTATCCGACCTAACCGACGAGCGCGACGAGGCGAAGGACACAATCGACGACCTCCAGTCTGAGATCGACGAGCTAGAGGCCGAAATTCAGGAGTGTGACGAGGCCATCGCTAAGCAGCGCGAGCGTATCGAGAGCCGGGACGACGAGGTGGTGGACTTCGACCTGACGAACGAAGACGAGGCCAAGGAGGCCGTCGAGGAATTCGAGACCAAGTACGACGAGGCAAGCAGTGAGGTCGAACAGCGGCGGGCCGAGGTCGACAGCGCCGAGGACACCGTTGAGCGTCTCGAAGACGAACTACAGTCCCAGCGAGAAGAGTTGGAGGACGCACAGAACCGCCTCCACGCTCGAGAAGCCGATGTCGAGGCCGCTGAGGAGACGCTGGGCGAGGCCAAGGACTCGCTCGAGCAGCGTCGCGAGATCCTCGAAGAGCAACTGCAGGACTACCTCGAGACGCCGCTCGACGATGTCGATGACCACGAGGCCGCGGTTCGTGACCGCATGGACGACATCCGCGAGGAGAAGTCTGACCGCGAGGCGGAATACGAGAGCAAGCGCGACCGGCGTGCCCGCCTCGGCGACGAGATCGACACGATCGAGTCGGAGCTCTCTGAGGTGCGTGAGCGTCGCGATGACATCCGCGAGAGCCTCGAGACAGCGGTTGACGACCCAGAAGTGGCGTTCGAAGCCGCCGTCGACCGAGCCAACGAGGCGGCCTCGGCGCTCGGCTTCGACGTGTCTGCCGAGGACATCGACACGGCATTCACCGGTGATCTGCCGGACGAGCTGGACGCCGCACTTAACGACCATCGCGACGCGGCAGAAGAACTCGCCGACGCTCGCGAGACAGTTGGAGAGGCCACGGCCCACATCGAGGATCTCCAGTCGCTGGCGGCCGGCAAGTGGCCTCTCGACGGGGGTGACGTGGGTGCGACTCACGACTACGACACGCAGATTCAGCGGCTCGAGTCGGAACGCGAGGAAGCGGAGACGGCTGCCGACGCCGCAATCGATACCCTCGACGCTGCGGATGAGCGGCTCAACCACGTACAGGAGGTCGCGGACGCTCTTTTCGAGGCAGCTAGCTTCAAGGCACTCGCCGATGTCGCCATCGAGATCGACGATCTAGAGGCCGAAATCGAGCAGAAGCAGCAGACTCGTTCCGAGCTGCAAGATGAGATGGAGTCGCTGGAAGAGGAGATCAGCCGTCTCGAGGAGGCCATCGCAGAGGGCGAGACGGCACTCGACACAATCGAGGACGTCGAAGACGCCGAGACGGCCGTCGACGAAGCCGAGCGTGAACTCGAGGACGCCCGCGACGAACTGGCCGACATCAAGGAGGAGATTGGCGAACTGGAGGCCGAGATCGAAGACATCGAGTCCGACCTCGACGACGCCCGAGAGGACGTCAAGGACGCCGAGGCCGACCTGCAAGAGGCCGAGGAACAGTTGGATGAGGTCGAAAGTGCTCGCTCGGCCGCTCGCGAGGCTCGTGACGCGCACGCCGAAATCGCCACACTGGAAAGCGACCAGAAGGGGTACCGGTCACGCCTCGATGACAAGGAAGAACAGGTGGCGTCGAAGCGCGAGGAACTCCAGCAGATTGAGGATGAAATCGAGGAGGTGGAATCCGACCTTGAAGACACATCACCGGACGACCTGAAAGAACAGCAGAACGAGACCGAGACGCTGATCGAGCAAGTAGAGTCGCAGCTGGAAGACGCGCAGGAGCGTCGCGACGAAGCACGGGATGCGAAGAGCAAGGCCGAGGAGCGGCTCAACCGTCTTCGGGACAAACGCGAGCGCAAGGCGTCCCTCGAGGAGCAGGTCAATTGGGCACAGACACTGCTGAACGACTTCGAGACGATCACGAAGACGTACTCGGAGGTACAGACGCGGATGCGCGAGCGCGTGCTCGATCGGCTGAAGCGCCATACCAACGACATCTTCCGCGACCTCTACCAGAACAGCACCTACGAGGCCGTTGACATCGACGAGAACTACGACCTCCGGCTGGTCAGCGGCAGCGAGACAGCCCGCGACCCGAACAAGGCCAGTGGCGGTGAGGGAGTCCTCGTCACCATCGCACTCCGAGCGGGCGTCTACCGCGTGCTGGCCGATCAGGCCGGCGGCCGCGATGACAGCCTCCCGCCGTTCATCCTCGACGAACCGACGAACCACCTCGACCCGACCCACATCGACCGGCTGGAAGACGCCGTCGAGAGCATCCGTGACTGGGACGTCCCGCAGGTATTCGTCGTCGACCGCTACGAGGGCCTCGTCGAGGGGGCCGACCACCGCATCCGTGTGGAGAGGGACGACGGTGCCGGTGCCTCGAAAGTCGTATTGGGTGACGGCACGGGCGATGCGGACGACGACGAGTCGGAGGGGGGTGACTGA
- a CDS encoding DNA double-strand break repair nuclease NurA: protein MVSPDGMAALERGFRYVDENTDGDDDVPDARDLFRRYMGGPGGEIDALETPRVYRESAADLAEASLYDCWYGIDASTLPPKKFRNGMIASAAVATAGALGRCDVSVEDAETLVLAISADLDGEESPVHLMEGEVSLRLVAVDEAPARSELDKWVGSAARVPAECWHSRRLAERIDGPMFIDGSLYPRSVLPFVNLIRTRYGEDGKVDFEDIEEMGVAASAIQTRVEAIDTLTSRGYPTLGFTKTLLSDDVVKALTSKAAAADESISLPWDDDSQFLSALLSDDEPDHLTFTSWLVRSRQRVYGNDLEPLGAYRIPDGHEARDFRRAFFFVRLPDDIVIRVEAPLMLVDTEEGRVRIQQLALARIAEANDVPFSVKRADDRARIPHEARSHLVGLLRGTEEVGDYNRDRRWGHGTGPSLAREPDMDIPGDDSAESDEQGDESSTDQLADDIHPR, encoded by the coding sequence ATGGTGTCGCCCGACGGGATGGCCGCTCTCGAACGCGGCTTCCGCTACGTCGATGAGAACACTGACGGCGATGACGACGTCCCGGATGCCCGCGACCTGTTCCGTAGATACATGGGGGGCCCCGGCGGCGAGATCGACGCGCTGGAGACACCACGCGTGTACCGTGAATCGGCGGCCGACCTCGCGGAGGCGTCGCTCTACGACTGCTGGTACGGAATCGACGCCAGCACCCTCCCACCGAAGAAGTTCCGTAACGGCATGATCGCGTCTGCTGCCGTGGCGACCGCTGGAGCGTTGGGCAGGTGCGATGTGTCTGTCGAAGACGCGGAGACGCTCGTCTTGGCCATCTCTGCAGACCTCGACGGCGAGGAGTCGCCAGTGCATCTGATGGAAGGAGAAGTCTCCCTCAGACTCGTCGCTGTCGACGAGGCGCCCGCACGAAGCGAACTCGACAAGTGGGTCGGCTCAGCGGCACGCGTTCCCGCGGAGTGCTGGCATAGTCGGCGGCTGGCCGAACGGATCGACGGCCCCATGTTCATCGACGGGAGCCTCTACCCTCGGTCGGTGCTGCCGTTCGTCAACCTCATCCGGACGCGGTACGGGGAGGACGGGAAGGTGGACTTCGAAGACATCGAGGAAATGGGGGTTGCTGCCTCGGCGATTCAAACTCGTGTTGAGGCGATCGACACGCTGACCTCCCGAGGATACCCAACGCTGGGCTTCACCAAGACGCTGCTCTCCGATGACGTCGTCAAGGCACTCACGTCGAAGGCGGCCGCGGCTGACGAGTCAATAAGCCTGCCGTGGGACGATGACTCCCAGTTCCTCTCGGCGCTGCTCTCGGATGACGAGCCCGACCACCTCACGTTCACGTCGTGGCTCGTGCGCTCCCGTCAGCGTGTCTACGGGAACGACCTCGAGCCACTCGGCGCCTACCGGATTCCGGACGGCCACGAGGCGCGAGACTTCAGGCGGGCGTTCTTCTTCGTCCGCCTCCCGGATGACATCGTCATCCGCGTCGAGGCACCACTCATGCTCGTCGACACCGAAGAGGGCCGCGTTCGGATTCAGCAACTCGCGTTGGCCCGGATAGCCGAGGCCAACGACGTACCGTTCTCGGTCAAGCGCGCAGATGACCGCGCCCGCATTCCCCACGAGGCGCGGAGCCACCTTGTTGGGCTTCTCCGGGGCACTGAGGAAGTCGGCGACTACAACCGCGACCGGCGGTGGGGGCACGGAACCGGGCCTTCGCTCGCGAGAGAGCCGGACATGGACATACCCGGTGATGACTCGGCAGAGTCCGACGAGCAGGGAGACGAATCATCTACCGACCAGCTAGCGGACGACATCCATCCACGATAA
- a CDS encoding ATP-binding protein → MSDSNTDTDDFDQFADRMRNLADDEGANDESEDNNGDGVGLEFGDGPEQRGLQTTATDDPLGHVTASEGLSVRRGNHDIMGYVRSDTRDELRLGDYIQIPYPRRADDPHAELLAEVVEIGYEQRADIDDMSDMRRGIDGETIDERQYVQVAELDPIAIVEGSAEDDLERSTVDRVPKPFTRIYNATGEAFLQTGLNLASNGPFVGHLAVGGERHPSGNPLAFHLPDGTGSASTPAIYTHTLVTGSTDAGKTHFTKNLYRQLATDQTYQIAVGDDGTEDRRLGMVVVDPEAEYSGLGDDPSADDLPDDERQRLEGQGIEVGGINTGACGSHDLRTFAPVVEGKPTPDIDNIREFGIPFELVQSNPELIMPYSSGGPTEAALPDCLNSYFNETTDPTYEGFMEYLEVNEATLREEHNIGENMWGAINRLVDRDYFSSVFDSGTHQLTEISNELFQPGRVTVVPVSHLGDPDDPEMRVVVMALLSYIAQNKLSDDDPDPHVAETPLVLGLDEAHEFLGDTSTRQREAIVESFRRIAKRGRKYDLGLSLVTQEPADVDDQIRSQLRTKIFLQLEKEVAKDIPIPGRYTPDDLATFTQGQAVIKAPNVRPVEIRGLDHPVVQHD, encoded by the coding sequence ATGAGCGACAGCAACACTGACACCGACGACTTCGACCAGTTCGCAGACCGAATGCGAAACCTCGCCGATGACGAGGGGGCTAACGACGAATCCGAGGATAACAACGGGGACGGTGTGGGGCTTGAGTTCGGAGACGGGCCCGAGCAGCGCGGCCTCCAGACCACGGCAACGGACGATCCCCTCGGTCACGTCACGGCGAGTGAGGGGCTGAGTGTCCGCCGGGGCAACCACGACATTATGGGCTACGTGCGGAGCGACACACGTGACGAACTCCGCCTCGGCGACTACATCCAGATCCCCTATCCGCGACGCGCCGACGATCCCCACGCAGAACTGCTCGCGGAGGTCGTTGAGATCGGCTATGAGCAGCGGGCCGACATCGACGATATGTCCGACATGCGGCGGGGCATCGATGGTGAGACCATCGACGAGCGCCAGTACGTACAGGTGGCCGAACTCGACCCCATCGCCATCGTTGAGGGGTCGGCCGAGGACGACCTTGAGCGGTCGACCGTTGACCGGGTACCTAAGCCGTTCACCCGCATCTACAACGCCACCGGGGAGGCCTTCCTTCAGACCGGCCTGAATCTCGCTTCGAACGGCCCTTTCGTCGGCCACCTCGCCGTCGGCGGCGAGCGGCACCCATCGGGAAATCCACTTGCGTTCCACTTGCCGGACGGTACGGGCAGTGCCTCCACACCGGCTATCTACACACATACGCTCGTGACCGGTTCGACGGACGCTGGGAAGACGCACTTCACGAAGAACCTGTATCGGCAGCTGGCCACTGACCAGACCTACCAGATTGCCGTCGGCGATGACGGCACGGAAGACCGGCGGTTGGGGATGGTCGTCGTCGATCCCGAGGCAGAGTACAGCGGTCTCGGTGACGACCCGTCAGCCGATGACCTCCCTGACGACGAACGCCAGCGTCTTGAGGGACAGGGCATCGAGGTTGGTGGCATCAACACGGGCGCATGCGGATCCCACGACCTTCGGACGTTCGCGCCGGTCGTCGAAGGGAAGCCCACTCCGGACATCGACAATATTCGCGAGTTTGGAATTCCATTCGAACTCGTTCAGTCCAATCCGGAACTCATCATGCCGTACAGTAGCGGAGGCCCAACCGAGGCTGCTCTCCCTGACTGCCTGAACTCCTACTTCAACGAGACTACTGACCCGACCTACGAGGGATTCATGGAATACCTCGAAGTCAACGAAGCAACGCTCCGAGAGGAACACAACATCGGCGAGAACATGTGGGGAGCTATTAACCGCCTCGTCGATAGAGACTACTTCAGTTCAGTATTCGACTCGGGAACACACCAACTCACCGAAATTTCTAACGAACTGTTTCAGCCCGGTCGTGTTACAGTCGTACCGGTGAGTCATCTCGGAGACCCTGACGATCCGGAGATGCGTGTGGTCGTGATGGCGCTACTGAGCTACATTGCCCAGAATAAACTCTCGGACGACGATCCTGACCCACATGTTGCTGAAACCCCATTGGTGCTCGGACTCGACGAGGCACACGAGTTTCTTGGAGATACTTCTACCCGGCAGCGCGAGGCGATAGTGGAATCATTCCGGAGGATTGCCAAACGGGGCCGCAAGTACGACCTTGGGCTCTCACTCGTAACACAGGAGCCAGCCGACGTGGACGACCAGATTAGGTCACAGCTCCGGACGAAGATCTTCCTGCAGCTCGAAAAGGAAGTCGCCAAAGACATCCCGATTCCCGGCCGCTACACTCCGGACGACCTTGCGACGTTCACACAAGGACAGGCCGTCATCAAGGCTCCGAACGTCCGTCCGGTGGAAATCCGCGGTCTCGACCACCCTGTGGTACAGCACGACTGA